The Plasmodium chabaudi chabaudi strain AS genome assembly, chromosome: 14 genome contains the following window.
tattgtggGGTTTGAATTCCTTTGCAGATATTTACCATATGGTGCTCATggctttttatattatttaatgatCTTAAGGATCTATTACCAGTTGTTGTAAATGTaaataactttttatatgcaacatatgcaaataataaaattaatattgttttgtattttttcgCATACCTTCCAATTTTCTAtctaataacaataataccGTGCaggtaataaaaaacagaaaaagaaagaagATAGAAATGAAatcaaaaatttttatatttttcccaAAAAGaggaataaaataatattttatttcttcaagAGAAAACTATGTATACACACAAATTTATACTACTACCTTATACATGTATGCACATTTTTAGAATATGCTATTCCTGCGCTTTTGATATTCTATTCTTTATAATGAAGGTGGCAATTTACTCCGTTTACTATCTGATTACACTAAAAAGTTATATCCTAACAGACaagtatttaaaatatgtataaaactAAAGGAGTAACAAggatatacacatatatatacattaaacacataaaaatacaacattaataacataaaaagCATTCAacctattatatatattttttttattagtatCTTTATGATAATATCAGCTCTTGCAGGAAgtcttttcatttttattataagatatattattgaGATACAAAGGCGTTTATCATTTCATAGTTGGAACAAACAgacaaaacaaattatcCAACTAAAAAAAACCCTAAGGGAAGAGAAACAAAAACTATCAACTACAAATATTGAAGAAATTTATAACTTAATTAACGATGTAAGATTTTTCTGATTTGTCAGCATTGTTTTTCTTACAttttgtgcatatataaaaatatttaataattataataaaaaagaaaaatattcttcatgtgcataatttaatttttatagtcCATAGGAAATTATTACAATGAGAACAAAAAACCAAAGGAGTCAAATTGGAGCATTGTGAACAATTTAGAAaaagttttaaatattttaaaagaggataatttattttctcctgatttaaaaactataaataaaaaggttAAGAAAAATCAATTAGACACcctttatattaatttcatatatagaGAAAAAGGCGAATTTCTCATTACCTTTATATTCActttgaaaatattgtgGTTCTTTTTCCTTTCTTTTATCAGAGTTATAACCATATATATGGTTATATTATggatttaaaaaagcacaaagaaataataaatgataaaatcgAATCTAAGGAAGATCGGGAGACAGAATCAGAATCATATTGTGCGGACGAGTGTCCTGATGAATCAAAGGAAGGATCACAAATTGAATCGATATTCGAATCGATCTCAGATGTTAAACCTAAGAGAAAATCAGATTTGGCATACGCAAGCAGCtatgaagaaaaagaaaacaaaattttgaaatatgaTTTTAACATGAACATGGtacaaacatatttatagttAAAAGTGAATAATttgtaattatatacaatataaactatagcatatatataaatattttataaatacacaaaaataaaattccgcgttaaaaatttttttctcttcttTTAAGGATAAAGAAATTATAGACATCGACACATGGAACACCAAATTTTTGGATCGAAAAACACCAAACTGTGatgcatttattaaaattggatatattttattgaataaatattatacttctaatcaaaatatacctattaaaattttgtattcCATGCTTtatgaaatgaaaaaaggaTATAACGACGTTCCATACCACAATTCTATCCATGCAGCTATggttatatgaaaattgtataagcatatatatccaattatatatacatattttctatgcataaataaaaaatgtcgACTTGTCTAATTGTATTGTTTAAGCTTTTCTTTGTGTTAGTATAACTTTAGACACCTTTCtcctttattatatttttttatttcctaatatttttataatttcccCCGCCCCATTATGCACTATAGGTAACGAAACATTGTAGCATATTAATCACGAGTTTAGATactgtaaatatattaaaagataaCGAAATGGCCGCTTTCTTAATATCTGCTTTAGGGCATGATATAGGACACTTTGGAAGAACAAACATGTTCCTCAAGAATTGCTCAAACTTTTTAagcataatttataatgataaatcaATATTAGAGAATTATCATTGTTCATATCTATTTAGCATATTAAGTAAAGAAGagcataatattttcaaaaatgaagatttaaaaatactaGCAAACCTGAGACAACAAATAATAGAAGTAATTTTAGCAACTGATATGAGtaaacatattaaaatattagcaCAGTTTAGAATTAAGtcaattaaaataaaatcttatattgaaaaaaatattgtgctttgtttaaaaatgataataaaagcTGCTGATTTGTCTCATAATTGTGTTGATTGGAGTGAGCATTATTTATGGGTCAAAAGATTAGtaaatgaattttatttagaAGGAGATGACTTATTAGAAAGAGGTTTTGAACTTAACCCATTATTTGATCGAAAagttcataataattttatacaaattcAAAGAACCTTTTTAAGAGAACTTGTCGTACCCTTAATAAATTCTCTCAAAACTCTTGACACTAGCACCATTACCCAATTAATGCTGAATCAAGTTAAACGAAACTATTCCAAATGGgcaaaaattgaaaaagatgaaacaaaaaaagctaaatatttaaatgaacTATTAGCTGATGTCCCCAATTCATGGAAAAATGCTTATATGCCGAAttttagtatatataaattataaaaaacaaaaaaagaaaatctACATATAAGAATAAGCATATagtattatatgaataagtCATCAATAGCATGGtcctatatattttatattcaggATGCTTTCTTTTGAGCATTctatgtaataattttatctaCCCAGTATTATCCCATATAATGCTCGCTATATATAACATCTCATAATacaattataaacaaaatggaaacaaatattaacatttttatatttaaaaagtattcataatacattttatagTATAGCTTTACCATTTTCTATTCTCAATAACAACCTTATTATtcaatgttttttatttataatatattaatttattctcatagcataatatttattatgtttcTTTCCACATATGTAATAAGGTTTAAAGTAAATTCTTTTtactataaattatattttccgaAAATGcctaataaaataaaacataacttgatctattaaatattattatattttcaaatatcaacatatattatgtatgtattgtacacaaaatatatatcagtatacacatgcatataataataataataaatgacaaatttaataatttatatatatccctcattttataaaactataggggaaaaaatatatttatatataaaaaaaataaggtTTTAAATTTCCATAAAAACAAGTTAAATTAATTCttaatagtaatataaatgCGCCACTTatggaataaaaataaaaatcgtATATACCTTAATAGTTTTTCGTTTATATACTaattataagtatataataatcccatatatattcacgtaaaaattaataaatatttccataataattatataagttccgataaataattgtaaataataaaaaaaatatattatacgaATTAACAGTATATCATTTCTATTCTTTAGtatatattcttaaataatttcgctaaaagtttttttattattttttaacattagataaaaatgatgcatagaataaattttctttcaaatatattttaaaataattttgtatgttataacatattttttccttttttttgtgtataataaacataatttattatatttaccaTAAAGTAAtttcttataatataattaatatcattataaaaagttttgggattttttaaatgataatttgAAGTGAAGTAGTTAGTTTTACTTCCATTTAAAATCACAGCATAGTggttttcataaaaatttggtatattcttttctggttataaaaaatagttttcATATGGCTAAGAGGCATAAATTAAAGATTACTACGTtgtcgatttttttttttgtaatattaaCCGGGATTCATACCGTTTTTACCACATTTAACCAGAAAGATTGTAAgttgcataaaaaaatataacctTACTTATacgtataaataatatgtgattatatatgcatgtattACAACCTGTGaacttaaaaaaacgaTTGTATCtcatttatatcatatgTACCAATTTCTCttacaattatatatatatgaattttttatttctttttgaaGGGATCAAATTTTACACAAGTTGCTCAGGAGACGGTGATGTAAAATGGGAACTGCTATACGTTTTAACCCTTTTGAACATCTTCATCTTAATGCTAAATGTAAATtacaaagaaaatatagacACGCTGAATAATAAGAAGACCGAAATTAGTGATATAAATGatgatttaataaatgttgATATTAACGAGTTTGGTAATAATGAAAGAGATGACAGTGGGGATGAActtgaaaaagaaaaaagatacaacaaattaaagataaaaaCTCTATATAGTATTACAAATTCAAGAATTTGCTACTATAGTATGTGGATATTGTGCTATTATTCTATATACTTCTTATGTTTCTTGAGCTTTTTACATGGTATCagattatttaataacaatttaattaacatatatacaataagaACATGTAAACTCgagaaattaaataattatataatatcagAAAATACTTTTACAAGTTTGTATTGGGTATTTATCAACTTTAGCGTATTTATGAGCAAGTATACAGACTCTTTTTATGCTattaattatgtaaattttaatatcgAATTCAgtacaaaaagaaaaagaacaTTGTTTTTCCTAAACTATGCTTTCCAGTTATTACTAATAACTTATACAATATACAAgaatgtattattatatcaaaatggagtatataatttgaatCAAATTGTATGCTCACTTATCTTTCTTTGTTTAATATTGTATACCATTTTCGAAATCGCATATGTcttagaaataaataagccATCCTATTACAGTATGCCGAAATTaccatataattatgtatggtccattatttatttatttgttattttcgTTTCGTCTGTTATATTCTATTTTTCTGTTTATGCATACTCTATAAAAGATACGTttgtaaattttcaaattatgTTATGGCTTTTTTTCCTTTCGTTAACATACataaaaaggaaacaattatttattaaggcgtaatatttatttatatttttttaattttattttcttctttatatttacttattttattaattctgtaataattattattttttcttttttgtgtGAAATTGTgataaaaagagaaaacctttttaatgtaaaaaactgagacaaaaaaacataaaaataatattatttgcataaattatgaaataaatgataaatccAGCGCATCAACTATATTATAGAATTCCCTAAatgacaaaataaataatataaaaagggaataaacaaaaagagagtaaaaatatgaatgtaTATAAACACTTGCGTTGAAAGAATGGGGAtaggaaaattataattattatttctctTCCTTtcttaaataaaaagaaaaactaGCTTTTTTATTGTCTTTATCATCAAAACCCAATACATTTgcactatatatatgtgcacataaaaataaaaaaataatgataagtGTTAAAATAACTAGCCTCAATAAGCAAATTATCGTatcttcatatatattaactcatagaaaaataaaaatatttttttattttgttgttttataaacagaaatatatatagacataatttatattggccatattataataatatttttatgcacAATGAAATGCATAAGTAAGTGTATGAAGTAGTATACGCAATTATAGGCATGCGTTTAGATgagcatatttatttttctgtatagaaaaataagttaccatattacataataatacaaaatggACAGAAGTAAGACAGAAGTAGCATTTTTAATCTATAACCTTGAATTcgtaaaattgaaaaataacCATAAATCATATGttataaatgaattaaataggaaaattaataaatatacgtCTTTAATAATAGATAGTAGCTATAAGcatgttaataatttttcttattcaacaaatatatttcattatttttataaaataacggaatattatattttaaaatatttcaatagCATTATTGTTGactctattttttatttcaaatgTATAAATGACCTAAAGAACAAATCTCTTTGTGATACCCAAAATGATGAACCTAaactttataaatatatatataaagagaaaaatgaaaaggtGCTAGAAAATTGGAATAATACTGACTCAAATGATTATACTTTTGATTATCATGtattaacaaattatattgaaaacttaaaaaaacaatatgagaaaaataattgtgGTGCCTCGAATGTAGGTGGCAAAAACATAACGAAAACAAAAGACAGCACGAAAAAAACTcgacaaaaaaatgatgataataattctaCTAAACCGGGAGCATGCAATGagaaaaatgatgatagaCAAAACAacgaaaatgaaataaagaATGCTAGTGAAAGTTTTAAATTTGGAAAAACATTTCTATATGATATATGTGAAATTAATAACAGTctttataacaaaaaaagcaGAATGATAtgtataacaaaaatatttcgtaaaattgttaataaaaaacaaatgagaaaatatatatgtgaaaatgataaaatggcaaaaaaaatgtatttaaaattctttataaatttatcattagGTATCTTTATATACctttatatgtatagatatattaaaaagaaatataagaatattgatttttttatatttttaaataatctaaaaaatattaagcAAATATATTCTAATAATACTtcttattttgaaaaacaacaaattattagcttcattaaatatatcaaatttatgaatattcaaatgtttcaatatgcatatatatcattCTTTGTAAATACATACAAGTATATTAACTTAATTCATAATACAACTCTCGTAAcactttattattattttaaaaaaataaataaaaagcatAAAGGGAAAATCAAgctagtaaaaaaaaaagacgaAAAAAATTCCGGACACCAAAATAATGCCCCTTacgaatattttataatagaATATGATGACAAACAGAAATGTAACGAAAGTTGTTGCcactataataaaaatatttctagCACCATTGACCAAatagaaaaggaaaaacaGGCTAAGAATGAAAATGCcgaaaaaaatgtgataaGAAACTTGGACTGCCCTCATAACGATGATGCAAATTTTAAcactaaaaatattaataataaattaattaccgatataaataacaaaagAGAGAATGAAATTGACTTAGGTGCTTCTtatgattataataatgacaAACAATGCAGCCACGGATTTAATTGTGTAGAgcaaaaaaaggaaagtTTCCTTtctatgaaaaataatataaatgaaactaatgaaataatatttgatagctatatatatgtctttgtattttacaaatatataagaaatataaagagAAGCATGAAATCtaacattataaaaatacaaagtaatattaaaaaaatgattcatctatttattagtttatataaaacGAATAACGGAGAAAATATCAGGATGAAGCAAAAGACACAGTTAAGCATGAGTAcagaaaatacaaaaaatattagcaataatattttaggCGATCAAGAATGTAACAGTAATTACATAAATGATTCAGCACAATCCTtagtatattttaaatacatagagttgtgtaaatattacaaaagttgcataaaaataaattatgaaattataaaatcgGTACACGCATTTCACATATTGctaacacatttttttaaatatttccctgtcttaaattttaaaaaagggaattgcactatatataattattatgataaatcgtacatatataaagaacaagcagcaaatgaaaatattgacACAAAAGAAGCAGATAATGCAAATAAGCaacaattttttgatatatttaaaaatgttaaggATTATGAAATAGATTTCTTATATTTCAATGAacaccaaaaaaaaaaaggtgaTACCGATGAAACAATACAAGACATAGAAGAACATAACCAATTTGAATCCTTTAATGAAGTGTTTCACattgatgataatattaatttatcacAAGACAATCttagaaaagaaaatataaatgctCATGAAAGCAcagataataattatagtaATGATTGTGTAGAAGGtttaaaagatatatttttatactgCATAAACAATAATCTAGATGATATCCTAATCAGCGGAAATATGGAAGAaacttttcaaataaaaagagatatatcagaaaatgaaaaaaatatttcgaacataaatcaaaataaagatgatGAACTTGtcaaaaaaagtaaaagtgataataatagcagcaatgataatattttagaaaccttaaaaattaataaagaaatatacaGCAAAACATTAGAAATTATAGAAGGGTTTTCGAAAGGCGTATCATAtgttatacaaaattatgagTATGACTTAAATCTATACAGTAAAAAGGTCTTAGAGATATATGATgacaatatttttgatatacaCTATAAATTTTCTAATCAAAATACAATTGAAAGtgaagaagaaataaaaaacaaaaaattattggaagtaaaaatatttttagattatgaaaaattatataacaaaaaaacagTGGAAACTCAAACAcctatttcattttttagaaaTGATAAAGCAATACAAATACCAAAAGATGCAGAAGCAATAACAATATCAGAACAATTTATTCAAAcacgaaaaaataataatcctattttttatttaagtgatatctataattaatttgtaTTCTTCCATTCATTATCAAAAAGGAAAACTTTAAATATACTTTGTGAAgcaatataatattgttcTCATTTAGGATATATTTGTCCtacaatttaatattaattaaactTATCCAATTTTCACTTCATATTTCATAGTATATATCTTATTTTTCatcttataatttttatttgactgaattttatttttgtgcTATTCTATactattacatatatacacatgtatgtttttttcctttttttttaatgctatttatttttttataaatttacaaaattataattctatataattataaaagctCCTATTTCggtaaataatttttctaacattatttttgaaatactatatatgtataatatataagaaaaaaaaatcaagaaaatgcttttttatttttttcctcttcaaaaattataacacC
Protein-coding sequences here:
- a CDS encoding cGMP-specific 3',5'-cyclic phosphodiesterase gamma, putative yields the protein MKHLFKNKLFNKKGKHGNNDAIKKAFSLFSVPSNENERIINFWPLKFKEKDEEDLYIIKLCDNMYSKKYVILVSHLISLLLMYSICLIVGNMNNLFSVLKMAYIFLHTFTAINIILILILHATHYIEMFKSIKGGIFIFYIMMIFTIWCSWLFILFNDLKDLLPVVVNVNNFLYATYANNKINIVLYFFAYLPIFYLITIIPCRICYSCAFDILFFIMKVAIYSVYYLITLKSYILTDNIFMIISALAGSLFIFIIRYIIEIQRRLSFHSWNKQTKQIIQLKKTLREEKQKLSTTNIEEIYNLINDSIGNYYNENKKPKESNWSIVNNLEKVLNILKEDNLFSPDLKTINKKSYNHIYGYIMDLKKHKEIINDKIESKEDRETESESYCADECPDESKEGSQIESIFESISDVKPKRKSDLAYASSYEEKENKILKYDFNMNMDKEIIDIDTWNTKFLDRKTPNCDAFIKIGYILLNKYYTSNQNIPIKILYSMLYEMKKGYNDVPYHNSIHAAMVTKHCSILITSLDTVNILKDNEMAAFLISALGHDIGHFGRTNMFLKNCSNFLSIIYNDKSILENYHCSYLFSILSKEEHNIFKNEDLKILANLRQQIIEVILATDMSKHIKILAQFRIKSIKIKSYIEKNIVLCLKMIIKAADLSHNCVDWSEHYLWVKRLVNEFYLEGDDLLERGFELNPLFDRKVHNNFIQIQRTFLRELVVPLINSLKTLDTSTITQLMLNQVKRNYSKWAKIEKDETKKAKYLNELLADVPNSWKNAYMPNFSIYKL
- a CDS encoding GPCR-like receptor SR25, putative; its protein translation is MAKRHKLKITTLSIFFFVILTGIHTVFTTFNQKDWIKFYTSCSGDGDVKWELLYVLTLLNIFILMLNVNYKENIDTLNNKKTEISDINDDLINVDINEFGNNERDDSGDELEKEKRYNKLKIKTLYSITNSRICYYSMWILCYYSIYFLCFLSFLHGIRLFNNNLINIYTIRTCKLEKLNNYIISENTFTSLYWVFINFSVFMSKYTDSFYAINYVNFNIEFSTKRKRTLFFLNYAFQLLLITYTIYKNVLLYQNGVYNLNQIVCSLIFLCLILYTIFEIAYVLEINKPSYYSMPKLPYNYVWSIIYLFVIFVSSVIFYFSVYAYSIKDTFVNFQIMLWLFFLSLTYIKRKQLFIKA